The nucleotide window GTGAAGGACATTTAAAGAGATAAATGCTTAGAACCTAACAATGACAACTTCAGACAGTTTTTTATCAAATCATAATCCTTTCAACAACTATCGGACAACCATAATGTCAGATATTAGGAGCTATAAGGGAACAAAGTAGTACAATGGACGATGACAATGATTGAAAGTGCTGATTGGAATTGACCCCATACCACAACAGTAGCACTACTtctatttattaaaatatattataactGAGTTTGAAATATTTCCCTTTTTATAATGGAATTAAATGTTCCACTAGGGTCAGAATAATCAAGTGACCATTGCAAGTGTTAATATAAAATACACCAATTCATACATGAGGACTAAACTTGGATAGATGCATTTATAACAGAGTTATGCTGATTATGTCCCAGTATGTTTGTGAAGCATTTAATGGAAACTATTTGCTATTGGTAATAAGGCATTCACAATTGGGTGAGGAGAGTATGGGCTCCGGGTGCGATTGTACAACAGGTgcatgggtgagagagggatCAGAGGTTGACCTCTAAACTCCGGAGGAACAGCTTCCAGCAGTAGCCATTGCCAATATCAGCCACCAGGCACACGCTATGAGCGTGTCTGTTGGAGTATTATTATATGCTTTCACCCAAgttggcggtgtgtgtgtgtgtgtgtgtgtgtgtgtgtgtgtgtgtgtgtgtgtgtgtgtgtgtgtgtgtgtgtgcgtgtgcgtgtgcgtgtgcgtgtgcgtgtgcgcgtgtgtgtgcgttgataACCGCAACAACTATTTGCAAAGTCAGAGAACAACCTGAACGTCGGACGTGAACCCCTTTAATGACGTCGGCTCCGCCATTTAATGATTCACCGCAAAGTACTACTGAGCGgctcttctctcttcttcttgtgATAAGCTTCACGGATGGTTCAAGCAAATATCCTGACCTGACGagcctcccatccctccccctccctctctcttccgcctcctctccccctccttcaccactaGGGTATGTCCCCGGGTATAAAAAGGAACGGAGAGAGTTCGTCAGTCAACCTGCCACAGAGACAGCTTCTCCTGTTCTGAAACAGAGCCACATTGATGACGACGAGAAGCGCCTGACAGCAGAACAACAAGACACTTAGGGTAAGTTGTTTCGAAatttttcattttaaacagtttaCAACGTAGTATTTGGAATTATACGCCACTTAAGGCATTATGGGGAATGGATGGTGTGTGGATGTTGGGGATCTCCTTGAAAGCCAGTCGTAAAAGGTGTATGCGTTCAATGTTTGAATGCCGGTGTTTTATTTGTGGGGATGTATTTTTAATGAGTCGTTTCCAGAGAAAAACAGCTTGCTCTCGGAAAGAAATTGCGCCTCCATCAGGTGTTGCGTCAGTTGTTAACAAGTCGTCGCTTGAGACACTGCCTGTTAAACAATGTGAAAATCAATGAAAGTAGTATAAGCGATTGAAATCGAAGAGGCTGTGTCAATAATGTAGCCGTACGCATTAATCGAAAACTTGTATATAGACAATACAATTGTCTATATTCTACAATAGGGCGACAATAAGTCTTTGAACGACaataatacaatacacacatacaattcATAATACAATAACGCTGTTTTGGCTTTCTTTAGCATCCATGTTTGATGACCTAAACCcgcatgtgttttgtgtttcctcccccgtctctttttttatctttcctctcttccttgtccccctctccttctcacctCCAGACTTCTTGTTTTCCATCCActcctccatttctctctctctctctcgctctgtctccgcCTCAACCCAAGGAGCGACCATGCCTCCTCAGCTGCAGCCCCAGGGGCAGGCGAGCCCCAAGGTGGTGTACGGAGACCTGGGGGATCTAAGCGCCGCGGTCCGGGCCTTCGTGGAGGTTAACGCCACGCTGTGCCAGCCCGAATCGGTCCACATCTGTGACGGCTCCGAGGAGGAGAACCAGGCCATCCTGAGCCAGCTCGAGGAGCAGGGCACGATCAAGAAGCTCCGCAAATACCACAACTGGTAGGCCCAGCAGGGTTCagtagagagagaaggagagagagagaaatcaggGTGTTCCTGTAGGCTAACACACTCTGAACTCCcttattcctctcctctctcccccccccccccccagctggttAGCCCGTACAGACCCCCTTGACGTGGCCCGGGTGGAGAGTAAGACGGTGATCGTGACGCCGGACCAGAGGGACACCGTCCCCAGCCCcgtggggggcggggtcagccaGCTGGGACGCTGGATGTCCCCGGCAGAGTTTGACAAGGCCATGGGCCAGCGCTTCCCCGGCTGCATGAAAGGTAGAACCCCCCCTCCTGTGATGGCGTCGCTCTGCGCCTACACTAAGGCCAAATGTTTTCACTAATATTACTGAATAATCTGAAATGTTATCGGTATCGTCCCTTTTAACTTGACCCTTATAGTGGTGGTGTTGAACTGAAATTGGACGTTAGCTTTCGGTTCTTCTTTCAAAGAAGCGAACCATTGATCCtctgagcaccccccccccccttgcccgtCACAAAAAATGCAATCCACTATCATCGTTTACTGTGTCCTCTCTATATTACTTTATTATGTATAAAGTTACCTGTTACAAATTCCAGCTCTGAAACAACAATCAATGCGCCAGTCCAGGCTTAACAATGCAAAGTGCAAACAGCCAGGAGAGTGACTTATCGGCAAACATAAACAGCTATCTCTTAGGCAAAATGCAAGTCATCCTGACAAATACTCGTATCCTCACACAAGCTGTGTGTGCGCTTCGGtagaatatatagacatatGTATAGACAACGGGCCGGGAAGCGGAACGAATAATTGCAGAAAAATCAAACACCAACAGTAAAGGTTTTGCCCCTTGCTGATTCCGTCATCCCGTGGTATCGAGATAGCTACTTTGTGGAGTTGAAATGCCGTTCAAAGGCTTTGCTTTTCTGAACCAATTTTAGCTGATGTTGGGTCTGTTTTTACCTCTAGATAATAACAACCCTAGATGACAATCAGAAACAATGTTTCCTCGCTAGCGGTTACGTTATTTTATTCTAATCGTTTGAAAAAGGGAGTGTCTTTCATTTTACCCTTCACGTTCCAAGACAGATTGGATAGGCCGTTTTGAATGGAATTATTTCTTCAGAAACAATTTTTTAGATGTTGATtgtcaaataatgaattaataaaataCCATTTGAATATCTAGGGAACTGACGGTTCCCCTCTGTTCTTTCATGGCATGTTTTTATTAATGACTCATCAGTTACATGTTATTATtgctttattttgaaaagcTGCTTTGTTAGCGGCAGCAACAGCAGCTATGGAACAGAATCGTTGACCTTCAGCCTCCATTTTGGATCTGTTGGCTCTTcctgccctcccccctgtctgacctctgacccctgctcctcttcctctctcccaggTCGTACCATGTACGTTATCCCCTACAGCATGGGACCGGTGGGATCCCCCCTGTCCAAGATCGGAGTGGAGCTGACCGACTCCCCCTATGTGGTGGCTAGCATGAGGGTTATGACCCGCATGGGCCGGGCCGTACTAACCGCCCTGGGAGCGGGGGAGTTCGTCCGCTGCTTGCACTCTGTGGGCTGCCCCCTGCCTCTGAAGAGTAAGTTCTCCGGAGACTTAAGTGAACAACTGATGAGATAAATACGAAGAGATTAGATGGTTCTCCTGGGACGGGGaatgtgttgttgttctgaTAAAGCACAAATGGAGCCCAAGGCAAGTGTTCTTCATTTGTGGTGGGAatgataatatattatattcataataaaGTAAAGCCAACTTTGATGTGTCTTTATTTACCTTAATCTTAATTTACCTCCAATCCTTATTCAGAAATGTCTGTCATTAAAGGACTTGTTTAATTTGTTCCTGCAGTTTCATCGATATCGAATAACCcaaagtctccctctctctctctctctctctctctctttccctctttccctctttctctctttctctctctctttctctctctctctctctctctctctctctctctctctctctcgctctcgctctctctctctctctctctctctctctctctctctctctctctctctctctctctctctctctctctctctctctctctctttctctctatctctttccctctttctctctgtttctctctctctctctctctctctctctctctctctctctctctctctctctctctctctctctctctctctctctctctctctctctctctctctctctctcagagcccCTGGTTAATAACTGGCCGTGTAACCCTGAGCAGACCTTGGTCGCCCACGTGCCCGACCGGCGGGAGATCGTGTCGTTCGGCAGCGGCTACGGCGGGAACTCCCTGCTGGGGAAGAAATGCTTCGCCCTGCGCATCGCCTCCCGCCTCGCCAAGGAGGAGGGCTGGCTGGCCGAGCACAtgctggtacacacacacacacacgcacacacacctaatgcACCACATGTCACAGACCACACAACAAACAGCATGTACCACACACCACGCGTCGCAGACACACAGGTGGCCCCACATAGGATCCCATTGTACCCCCTCCCTGACcgtctcttcccccctcccctctggtcAGATCCTGGGCGTCACCAACCCGGCAGGCCAGAAGAAGTACATGGCGGCCGCGTTCCCCAGCGCCTGCGGGAAGACCAACCTGGCCATGCTCTGCCCCACCCTGCCCGGCTGGAAGGTGGAGTGTGTCGGGGACGACATCGCCTGGATGAAGTTTGATGAGCAAGGTGAGGGTTTGTTCTGGTTCTTGGTTCTCTCCCCCGAGTGGCAAGGTCCACTAGAAACAGAAATTCTCTGAGATAATTTACTCACTAGTGGCTAATGAATTGCTGGCCCATTTCTAGctaattacactcaaataatagctcttaaTCCTTACCCACAACATCTTTAATTTGTGGAAATTTGAGAAACTCGTTTTGAGAAACTCTGTTGACAGAATGAGGCGTTGAACTTTCTGCCAATGTGATAAGGGCGTTTAGCAGCGTTGACTCTTCCAATGCAAGCGGTATCGAAGAAAAGCTTATGAAACTCAACACCTTCTTCTTCATTGTCACGGTTGCTAGGCAACCTACGGGCCATCAACCCTGAGAACGGCTTCTTCGGGGTCGCCCCAGGCACCTCCATCAAGACCAACCCCAACGCCATGGCAACCATCGTCAAGAACACCCTTTTCACCAACGTGGCGGAGACCAGCGACGGGGGTGTGTACTGGGAAGGCATGGACCAATCCCTGGCCGAGGGGGTGACCCTCACTTCCTGGAAGAACCAGCCCTGGAGCCCTAGCGATGGTGAGAGTCATGAACAGACAAATATTATACTTTTATACATAAGTATATATTTTCTAATCTCAAATCTGCCACAGAGCAATCAGGGTAACTTTATTTGACCtaatttctttctctcccccccccccccccccccccccaacaggagAGCCCAGTGCTCACCCTAACTCCCGCTTCTGCACTCCGGCCGACCAGTGTCCCATCATCGACCCCCAGTGGGAGTCCCCGGAGGGCGTGCCCATCCAGGCCATCATCTTCGGAGGCCGCCGGCCCCAGGGTGAGCAGCCCAGGGAACACAGAGAGGAACCGAACAGATAAGAATAGATTGCAGTAGAAGTTAGATTACTAGAATTTAACAGAACTGACTAGAACCGAATAGAGTAGAATATAATCAAATGAAATGCAATAGATTAGAATATAATATAACTGAATCAATATAAAAGGGTTAGGCTTTAGCCAATCACATACAGTTAAATTAAATTGCTGACGTAAATAGccgtaataaaataataatagtcaTTCATtaactgtctttctctctttcttttctctttctctctctctccctctctctctctctctctctctccccaggggtTCCTCTGGTCTATGAGGCGTTCTCGTGGCAACACGGGGTGTTCGTTGGCGCTGCGATGAGGTCAGAGGCCACGGCGGCAGCAGAACACAAAGGTAAACAACTCTgacactcacaacacacaccagcatAAAATAACACACTATAACTCCACTGTGATGCATAGCAACGCAATGTTGCACAGTGACGCACAAAGAACAGGACATTATgacaaacaataacacaattaGACAAACCAAGACGCGTGCATGTTTTTCCAACCTGTCAATGCATCATAGCACATTCCAATACCCAATAATATTTATAACACCCCCGCACATCGCATGGGACACCTTGCACTATGACAGTGTCATACaatacaaaacataaaaacaaattgTTGTATCATATCACATCTCATCCTCCTAACCAAACCCCCCTCCCTGCATCCCCCCCAGGTAAAGAGATCATGCACGACCCCTTCGCCATGCGGCCGTTCTTCGGCTACAACTTCGGCCACTACCTGTCCCACTGGCTGAGCATGGCGGAGCGTCCCGGCGCCAAGCTGCCCAAGATCTTCCACGTCAACTGGTTCCGCAAGAGCCCCAGCGCGGGCTTCCTGTGGCCCGGCTTCGGGGACAACATCCGCGTGCTGGACTGGATGTTCCGCCGGCTGGACGGGGAGGCCGGGGCCGAGACCTCCGCCGTGGGCTACCTGCCCGCCGAGGACTCCCTGAACCTGGAGGGTCTGGCCGAGCCCGTGGACCTGCAGCAGCTCTTCTCCCTGGACCAGGAGTTCTGGAGGAAAGAGGTGGAGGCGGTGAGGAGCTACTTTGCCACGCAGGTCAACGATGACCTGCCCAGGGAGGTGGCAAGGCAGCTGGACCTGCTGCAGGAGCGGGTTGAACAGatgtagaggagagagggggtgggggggagttcTGGAATACACTGCCCTGGAACCTTCTAGAACAGTGTGTGTAGAATGCCAGCAATCCAGGCCAGAACTTTTAGCCAAGCGAACAAGAGGCTTTATTTTTCTATGAGATAAATATTACTGTGATTTAGTTAGTCAGTTTAAGAGTTTATAAGTCATCAGTTGGAAGTGCAATTTCATTCCCGTTGTGCCTTTATCTATATAACTTCCCATATTTTATCActtttatttaatatattgcTCTTAAGTTGAGCATATTTGGGTCTTTATAAGGACACTGTATGAAAGTAAGTTATTACTAAGTTATATATAAAGGCACATCCTTCGGTACATAGTGATGAGTTGTTGAATTTCTTGATTCCCAATCACCATTTGAATTGGTGCTTCACAGCAGTGGGGCTGTGTGGGCGACTGTTGGTAATGGCCGAAAGCAGGGGTAGGCAAGACGTCTATATATGTTTGAGGATCCTGTTTGTGtcattattttgtgtttaaatgtatttttctatgaCATCTGTATTTATTATTCTGCTCTGATCTAATGGGGGTAATTTGAACCCTCTGAAGAGgaaacaaatattttaaataaatattatgcACCCTTTCTGTTCTCTGGTCTTAACTCT belongs to Gadus morhua chromosome 13, gadMor3.0, whole genome shotgun sequence and includes:
- the pck1 gene encoding phosphoenolpyruvate carboxykinase, cytosolic [GTP], translating into MPPQLQPQGQASPKVVYGDLGDLSAAVRAFVEVNATLCQPESVHICDGSEEENQAILSQLEEQGTIKKLRKYHNCWLARTDPLDVARVESKTVIVTPDQRDTVPSPVGGGVSQLGRWMSPAEFDKAMGQRFPGCMKGRTMYVIPYSMGPVGSPLSKIGVELTDSPYVVASMRVMTRMGRAVLTALGAGEFVRCLHSVGCPLPLKKPLVNNWPCNPEQTLVAHVPDRREIVSFGSGYGGNSLLGKKCFALRIASRLAKEEGWLAEHMLILGVTNPAGQKKYMAAAFPSACGKTNLAMLCPTLPGWKVECVGDDIAWMKFDEQGNLRAINPENGFFGVAPGTSIKTNPNAMATIVKNTLFTNVAETSDGGVYWEGMDQSLAEGVTLTSWKNQPWSPSDGEPSAHPNSRFCTPADQCPIIDPQWESPEGVPIQAIIFGGRRPQGVPLVYEAFSWQHGVFVGAAMRSEATAAAEHKGKEIMHDPFAMRPFFGYNFGHYLSHWLSMAERPGAKLPKIFHVNWFRKSPSAGFLWPGFGDNIRVLDWMFRRLDGEAGAETSAVGYLPAEDSLNLEGLAEPVDLQQLFSLDQEFWRKEVEAVRSYFATQVNDDLPREVARQLDLLQERVEQM